The following is a genomic window from Salinibacterium sp. UTAS2018.
AGTGGCAGCCGGTGCACGATCGATAGCGAACTCGCGTGGGAGTGCGACGCAGACATGGTCCAGCTCGATGACACGGTGATCGTAGAAACGAAGTCGTCCGGCCAAGCCAGCGAAGTAGACCGACTGCTCTGGAGGATGGGCCACCGCCCCGATCGCATCTCCAAGTTCGCAACGGGCCTCGCCGCTCTTCGCCCGGAGCTGCCGCGCAACCGGTGGTCGCGCGTGTTGCGCCGCCACTTCATGCCTGCACTCGACAGCGTCGCAGCCTAAAAGTTGCTCCCTAAACTCGTCGCCAGTCCGTGACCGCCCCTTGCGGACTGGCGACGTTTATTGCGTGGTCGCTCTGTGTCGCCAGGGAGGCGTAGCGTTGAGGCATGGACATTCGCACTTTGGGCCGCACCGGCCGTTCTGTATCCGCTATCGGTTTGGGCACGTGGCAGCTGGGGGCCGACTGGGGTGACGTGAGCGAGGCGGATGCCCGCAGCGTGCTCGATACCGCGGCGGATGGTGGGGTCACCTTCTTCGACACTGCCGACGTCTACGGCGACGGTCGCAGCGAAAAGTTCATCGGCAGTTATCTTGCCGATCGCCCCGAGCTCGACATCACTGTCGCGACCAAGATGGGGCGCCGCGAAGCGCAAGACCCCAGCAACTTCACCCTCGCGAAGTTCCGCGAATGGACGGATCGTTCACGCCAGAATCTCGGCGTAGACACTCTCGACCTCGTGCAATTGCACTGCCCGCCCACCGCCGTTTTCGGCATGGATAGCGTCTTCGATGACCTCGACGTGCTCGTCGCTGACGGCGCCATCGCCGCCTACGGCGTGAGCGTCGAGACCGCGGATGAGGCGCTCGCCGCCATCGCGCGACCGAACGTTGCGAGCGTGCAGCTCATCCTCAACGCCTTCCGCCTCAAGCCCTTGGATGTTGTTCTTCCGGCCGCCGTGGACGCCGGTGTAGGAATCATCGCCCGGGTTCCGCTGGCCTCCGGTTTGCTCAGTGGCAAGTATCGCGTCGACACGACGTTCGCTGAGAATGACCACCGCACCTACAACCGCAACGGCGAAGCGTTCGACGTGGGGGAGACGTTCTCGGGCGTCGACTTCGAGACGGGCGTTGCTGCGGCCCAGGAGTTTGCCGCGCTGCTCGCTGGCGAACCGGCCGTCGCCGATTTCTCGACGCCGCAGGTGGCGTTGGCATGGGTTGCTCAGCAGCCAGGCGTGAGTTCGGTGATTCCGGGGGCGCGCAATGTCGCACAGGCGCAGTCCAACGCGGGCGCCGGTCAAGTGCCTGCTCTGAGCGACGGTTTCATGTCCGGGGTGCGCGACATTTACGACCGCCACTTCCGTGCTGCGGTGCATCCGCGCTGGTAGTCGCACCCGGTGAGAGTGACCGCGTCACGCCCTAAATTATGTGGCGCGGTCGCGGTCGTAGCCGTTCTGGCTGCTACTGGCGCAGCGTGCTGATCGGCTCCGTGTCAGGGATGGGGCTCGCGTCTTTGCCGCGCAGGTCGGGGTGCCAGCCGCGCAGCAGCGTTGGTACGAGAACTCCGAGGGCTGCAATCACGGTCGCGGCCCAGAAGCCACCGATGGGTCCATTGGCGTCGATGAGGAATCCAGCGATAGCCGAGCCGAGCGCTGCACCAATGAGTTGACCGGTGCCGACCCATCCATACGCCTCAGCGGTGTCGCTGAACTTCACACTCGCCGACACGATCGCGAAAATGACGGCGAACGCGGGAGCGATACCGATACCCGCGATGAGCAGCATGATGGCGAGCCACCAGAAGTCGAGATAGATCATCGCCAACGCCATGCCCACGAAGACGATGAGCATGCGGCGCGCGAGCGCCCACGGTCCGATGGGGAGGTGGCCGAGGAAGAGCCCGCCGAAGAGCGAGCCGATTGCCCAGATGCCGAGCACGATTCCGGCTTGCGGGCCACCGTGGCCGAAGACAGCGACGACGGATGCTTCAACGGCGGATGCTGCGCCGACGAGGAGGAAGCCGGTGATCGTTGCGAGCATGACGGGTGGTTTGCGCAGCACGGTGCCGAACGAGCGCTTGCTGCGGGGGATGCGCACTTGGCCGACTTCGGGGCTCGCGATGAACCAGATTCCGCCCAAGATGAGGAAGGCGCCCGCGACGAGGATCGCGAGCGTTGTGGAAATCTGCACGGCAATGAACGTGGCAACGACCGGGCCGGCAACCCAGATGATTTCTTGAGCCGAGGCATCCAGCGAGAACAGCGGGGTCAGCTGCTTGGAGTTGACCATCTTGGGGTAGATCGTGCGCACCGCTGGTTGCACGGGTGGGTTGCTGAGCCCGCCGATGAGCCCGACCACCATGAACATGCCTACGCTCAGCGGCGCGAGCGCAATCGTGAAGATGGCCGTAGCCGAAATGACAAGGGTGAGGATGAGAACTTTGCGCATTCCCCAAATGCCCATCCAGCGGCTGGTGAGAGGGCCCGCCACAGCTTGCCCCACACTCGTGGCGGCGAGCACGAGGCCGGCAGCACCGTAAGAATCGTGAATCTGTTCGACGTGAAGAAGGATCGCCAACGAGAGCATTCCGCTCGGAAGTCGGGCAGTCAGCTGCGCGGCAATAATCCTGGCGATGCCCGGAGTTTTCAACAGGTCGATGTATGCGTTCACAAGGGTTCCAGCTTAGCCGTCGCAGTGGGCCGATTTTAGGCCGCTCATTGCCCGTTTTTCGGGGGTGTTCGCGGTGTCAGTGGTTATCCATAGGCTGTGGACAACTCCGCGAAGTTATCCACACCTGTGGAGGACACGCCCACTACATCTAGGGTTGGCGACCGGTGGCACCCACGATATATAGTGGTGGAACCGCTTGATCGGGGATCGCGGTTTTCAAGGTTTTACGGGGATTTAGGGAGTATTCGTGGCAATCACAGTCGTCAAGCGCAACGGACAGCGAGAGCCGTACGACGCGAACAAGATCAACATCGCGATCGAAGAGGCCGCAGAGGGGCTCGACGAGAACATCACGTGGGTTACTCAGATCGCTTCTGAGCTCGAATTGACGCTGTTCGACGGCATCACCACGCAGCAGCTCGATGAAGCTGTTATTCAGGTTGCACTCCAGAACGTTAAAGATGACCCGGCCTTCGACACTGTTGCCGCCCGTCTTCTCCTTAAGACCATTTACAAGCGCGTTCTCGGTGACTACACCGACGCTGCTGACCTCAAGCGCCTGCACAAAGAGCACTTCGGCCCCAACGTCATCCGTGGCGTAGAAGAAGGTCTCCTCGACCCCCGCCTTACGAGCATGTTCGACTTGGATGCTCTCTCCGAGCACCTCGAGCCCGCTCACGACGAGCTGCTCAAGTACATCGGCGTTGTCACGCTCAACAACCGCTACGGCATCAAGGGCCGCAACGGCGACGCTCTTGAAGTACCGCAGTACTTCTGGATGCGCATCGCCATGGGCCTCTCGCTCAACGAGGCCAACCCCAACGAGGCAGCGCTCAAGTTCTACGAGAAGATGTCCAGCCTCGAATACTTGGCTGCCGGCTCCACTCTCGTGAACGCGGGAACGATCTACCCGCAGCTCGCCAACTGTTTCGTCATGGAAATGCAAGACGACATGGAGCACATCGCGAAGACGACGCGCGATGTCATGTGGCTCACCAAAGGCACCGGCGGAATCGGCCTTTCGGTCACCAAGCTGCGCGCGCAGGGTTCGCCCATCCGCTCCAACAACACCACCTCCACCGGCCCCATCCCCTTCATGCACACGATCGACTCGATCCTTCGTGCCGTGAGCCGCGGTGGCAAGAAGTTCGGCGCGCTCTGCTTCTACATGGAGAACTGGCACATGGACTTCCCGGAGTTCCTCGAACTCCGCAGCAACTCTGGTGACCCCTACCGCCGCACCCGCACCGCCAACACGGCCGTATGGATCAGCGATGAGTTCATGAAGCGCGTTCAGAATGATGACTCGTGGTACCTTTTCGATCCGCTCGAAGTGACCGACCTCAACGAGCTCTACGGCCAGGCATTCTCCACGCGTTACAACGAATATGTAGCCATGGCCGAAGCTGGCGAAATGCACATGTTCAAGAAGATCGGTGCTCGCGAGCAGTTCAAGTCGATCCTGATCTCGCTGCAGACCACCAGCCACCCGTGGCTGACCTTCAAAGACACGATCAACAACCGTGCGCTCAACAACAACACGGGCACGATCCACCTTTCCAACCTCTGCACCGAAATCACGCTGCCGCAGGATGAAGACAATGTCTCCGTTTGTAACCTTGCGTCGATCAACCTTTCGCGTCACCTTCTGCCCGAAGGCGGAGTTGACTTCGTGAAGATCGCGGAGAGCGCCCGTCTGGCTGTTCGTCAGCTCGACAACCTCATCGACATCACGCGCTCCAGCGTGAAAGAGGCCGACTTCTCTAACGAGCAGAACCGCGCCGTCGGTCTGGGCGTTATGGGATTCACCGACATCATCGAGAAGCTCGGCTACAGCTACGAGAGCGAAGAGGCCTACGACCTCATCGACGAAATCATGGAGCACGTCTCGTACGCCGCGATCGACGCCAGCACCGAGCTGGCCAAAGAGCGCGGTTCGTACACGAACTTCGAAGGCAGCCGTTGGTCAGAGGGCCTCGTGCCGCTCGACTCCATCGCGCTCACCGAAGCCGACCGTGGCATGGAGATCAAGGTCAACCGCAAGACGCGTCTCGACTGGGATGCCATGCGCGAGAAGGTCAAGGGCGGAATGCGTAACGCGACGCTGATGGCAATCGCTCCCACCGCATCCATTGGTCTCGTTGCCGGCACCACACCCGGTCTCGACCCGCAGTTCTCGCAGATCTTCAGCCGCTCGACTTCGAACGGTAAGTTCCTTGAAGTGAACCGCAACCTCGTTGCGACCCTTCAGGAGCACGGCCTGTGGGAGCAGAACCGCGAAGCTATCTTGCGCAGCCAGGGTGACGTGCAGAACGTTGCCGGTATCCCCGATGACATCAAGGCCGTGTTCAAGACGAGCTTCCAGCTCTCGCCCTACTCGTTCCTCGAAGTTGCCGCTCGTGCCCAGAAGTGGATCGACCAGGCCATCAGCCGCAACATGTACCTCGAGACGCGTGACCTCGGCGACATGATGGACATCTACTCCGACGCGTGGTCGCGCGGCGTCAAGACCACTTACTACCTGCACATGAAGCCTCGCCACCAGGCGGAGCAGTCCACTGTGAAGGTCAACAAGGCAGAAGAAATTTCGTCGGGCAAGGCTGCAACAGCCTCCGCATCGACATCAACCGCGGGCTCAGCTCCCGCCCGCCGAGGCTTCGGCGGATTCGCAAAGAAGGCAGAATAATTATGAATCGCGAAAACACGACAGACGACTACTTCGTACCGGTCGATCCCATGGACGACCTCCAGTGCGATAGCTGCCAGTAATGGGAATCTTAGGAACCGGCCTGCAAGACGGCCTGCTGCTGAAGCCCATCAAGTACCAATGGGCCATGGACCTGTATGACCAGGCCGTTGCTAACACCTGGTTCCCTAACGAGATCCAGCTGGGCGAAGACATCGCCGACTTCAAGAAGATGACCGATGAAGAGCGTCACGCAGTGACCTTCCTCATGAGCTACTTCAACCCGAACGAGTTGCTCGTCAACAAGGCCTTGGCCTTTGGCGTGTACCCCTACGTTTCGGCCGCAGAATGCTCGCTGTACCTCGCGAAGCAGATGTGGGAAGAAGCGAACCACTGCATGAGCTTCGAGTACGTTCTCGAAACCTTCCCCATCGACCGCGAAGCTGCGTACAACTCTCACGTTGACGTCCCATCGATGGCTCGCAAGGAAGAGTTCGAGATGAAGTACATCCGTCGTATGACGGAGCAAACTCTCGACATCGACACCATCGCAGGCAAGCAGGACTTCATCCGCAACCTCGTTGCCTACAACGTGGTGCTCGAAGGCATCTGGTTCTACTCGGGCTTCATGGTTGCCCTGTCGTTCCGTCAGCGCAACCTGCTGCGTAACTTCGGTTCGCTCATGGACTGGGTTGTTCGCGACGAAAGCCTGCACCTCAAGTTCGGAATCAACCTGATCCTCACAGTGATGGAAGAGAATCCCGAGATTTTGACGGAAGAGTTTGCTGACGAAATTCGCCAGATGATTCTGGATGCTGTGGAAATGGAAGAGGCCTACAACCACGACCTGCTCCCCGGCGGCATCCTTGGTCTCAACGCCAACTACATCAACCAGTACGTCAAGTACCTGGCTGACCGTCGGTTGGAGGAGCTCGGCTTCGATGCGCACTACAAGGTGTCGAACCCGGCCAAGTGGATGGCGACAGCCAACGACACTCTCGAGCTCGTGAACTTCTTCGAGTCGACCAACACCTCGTATGAGGCCAACGCCTCGGCAACCACCAAGGTAAAAACGGAGTGAGCCTGACCGTTGAGTGGGTCGACTGGCTCGACCCACGCGCGGTTACCCAGCGTGAACTGATGGAGGTCGAGACGACGGCGATGTACGCCGATCGTCAGGCCGCCCTCGATGAGATGGGCCGCAGCGCAGTAAATGCTGCGTTGACGGTCTCGCCCGGCGACGTCAGTCATACGCTTCTCGCGCTCGATGGCGATACCGTCATCGGTCACGCCGCGCTGCGCCGGTTCGGAAAGTCCTTTGAAGTTAAGAAGGTCTTCGTTGGCTCGAACCATCGGGGCAAGGGCGCTGCCCGCCGCCTCATGAATGAGCTGGAAGGTGTAGCTCGCGCAGCTTCGGCTCGCTCGCTCGTACTGCAAACCGGTCACGCTCAGTTGCCCGCTATGGCGCTCTACGAAAGCCTGGGCTACGTACACATCGAGCCTTTTGGCGACTACGCCAACATCCCATTTGGTATCTGCTACGAAAAGACTTTGTAGTCCGTTCAGCTTCGCCACCTAAGCTGCACCGGATGGGGGATACCCCTTATCCAACTAACCCGGAACAATTGCACTGTGAGACTCTTTCGGCGGCGCCCGCGCCTCAACTTGGGCAAATTTAGGGCGCCCGAGCCCGTAGAAGAAGCGCCCATCGAACGTGTTGTCGAAGAGGGCGTTCTCATCGCGCGCAACGCGGTGCGAATGGCGGTCAAGAATCGAATCATCGTCGACGCCGCTCGCGATCACCTCGACTACGACGACGGTGCGCTGGCTGGCCTCGTTCACGTCGAATTCGACCACTTGGCTGACCAAGCGGAACGGCTGCTCAAGGTCACGCGTACGGAACGCAACCGTGCAGTCCAGGAGGGGCTCACCGAGGGGCTTCGCCAAGCATCCATGGACGGCGAACTGATCTCGAACATCATCGACGAAGCGCGCGAACTGGCGTGGAGCGAGATCGGGACCGCGATCATCGGCAAATTGCGCGACGCGTACATGCCGGCTGCCGATCCGCAATATCAGAAGGACCGCGAAACTCGACTGCGTGAGCTACGCACGATCAACTTCGCAGAGCTGCAAGCAGCGAACGAAGGTGAGTACTAGCTCCGCTGGCGCGTCGCGCCCACTAATGACGCGGCCGTGCCTCTGCCGCATAATTTCTGCACGTCATGCAGGATTTCGACGGCCACCCCCTAATGGATACCGGATCGTTTCTCACCAAACGATGATCTGAGCGCAGCCGGCGGTAGGCTTCCTTGGTCGGCGTTGAGGCGAGGCGCGTCCGTTCCGGATTCGATCTTCGTAACCGACGCCGCTATTCATCGGGAAATAGAGAAGGTTGAATCATGAGAATCAAGTACGTGACTCCGGCACTGGTTGTCGCCGCAGCGCTCATGCTGTCGGGTTGTGTCGACAACAGCACCACCACCGAAACCACCACCGGAGGCAACACTCCCGACGTCGGAGTGAACGAAGCTGCAGCCGCTCTGTTGCCTGACGACATCAAGGACGCCGGCGTGCTCGTGATCGGTATTGACCCGACCTACGCGCCCAATGAATACAAGGACGATGCTGGAAACCCCATCGGGTGGGAAGTTGACCTCGCCAACGCGATGGCCGCGACCCTTGGTCTCGAGACTCAGTACGAGCCCTCCAGTTTCGACAAGATCATCCCGAGCGTCACCGGCGGTAGCTACGACATCGGCTTCTCGTCGTTCACTGATAACGCAGAGCGCGAGAAGGTCGTCGACTTCGTGAACTACTACGAAGCGGGCATCCAGTGGGCGCAGGCAGTTGGCGGCGACGTTGACCCCGCTAATGCGTGTGGCTTGACCGTTACTGTTCAGACCGGAACCTACGAAGAGACCGACGAGCTTCCGGCGAAGTCGCAAGAGTGTGTGGATGCGGGCAACGAGCCCATCGACATCCTCAAGTTCGACACGCAAGACGAAGCCACGAACGCGCTTGCTCTGGGCCGGGCCGACGCCATGAGCGCTGACTCACCCATCACGCAGTACGCCGTGAGCCAGGTTGAAGACAAGATTGAGCTCGCAGGCGACTCCTTCGACACCGCGCCCTACGGAATCGCCGTCGCTAAGGACTCGGAGCTTCCGGCCGCTCTCCAGGCTGCTCTGCAGTCGATGATCGACGACGGAACCTACAAGTCGATCCTCGACGACTGGGGAGTCTTCAGCGGTGCTGTCGACAGCATCACCATCAACGCGGCAACCGCTAGCTAAGTAGATGGCTGCATCAGGCTCTAACCGTTCGGCGACACCTGACATGGTGTCGCCGAACGGCGCCGATCAAGCGGAAGCTATTCAGGCGATTCGTCTTCGTCACCCTTGGCGCAACGTTGTCGCCGTGATTCTGGTGGCGATGCTCGCGCTCTTCGTGCTGGACGCTGCCCAGCGCGACGCGTATGGCTGGGACAACTTCGCCAAATACATCTTTGATCAGCGCATCTCGCAAGCAGCGGGCTACACGCTGTTGCTCACGGTGTACTCGATGATCATCGCGATCATCTTGGGCGTCACTCTTGCCGTCATGCGTCTCTCGGACAACCCGGTGGTTAAGGGTATTGCCTGGCTCTACCTCTGGGTCTTCCGCGGCACTCCTGTCTACGTGCAGCTCGTATTCTGGGGTCTCTTCGCGACGATCTACTCCACGATCGATATCGGCATCCCCTTCACGGAGCCGTGGCTTTCACTCGAAACGAACGACCTCATCAGCGTGTTCTGGCTCGCTGTGATCGGTCTGGCGCTCAACGAATCTGCCTACATGGCAGAGATCGTGCGCGCCGGCATCCTCTCGGTCGACAAGGGCCAAGATGAAGCTGCTACCGCGCTGGGTATGTCGTGGATTCAAACCATGACTCGCGTTGTCATTCCCCAGGCCATGCGCATCATCATTCCGCCCACGGGCAATGAAGTTATTTCGATGCTCAAGACCACCTCGCTGGTCACGGCCATCCCGTTCAGCCTGGAGCTCTACGGTCGTTCGCGCGACATCTCCGTTGTGATCTTCGACCCGATTCCGCTGTTGCTCGTCGCCTCTGCCTGGTACCTGCTGTTCACCTCGATTCTCATGGTGGGCCAGTACTTCTTGGAGAAGCGCTTCTCTCGCGGAGTTGGCCAGGCTCGCCCCGAAAAGACGGGGACCGAGACGGGGGCAATCACGCTGAAGACCGGTGTCATTACGACTCCGGGAGCGGCAGCCGCTGGCGAGGCTGGTTCTGATGCCAGTGCCGACCTGAGTACCGATCCTGAAGGAAAGGAGCACCAATGATGAACGCAGCTACAAGTAGCGTGCCCATGGTGCATGCCGATCGTGTCTCGAAGAGCTTCGGTTCTAACGAAGTCCTCAAGAGCATTTCGCTGTCGGTACCGCAGGGCGAGGTGATGTGTTTGGTCGGGCCAAGTGGTTCGGGCAAGTCAACCTTCTTGCGCTGCATCAACCATCTTGAACGAGTGGATGCCGGTCGACTCAGTGTCGAAGGCGTTCTGGTCGGGTACGAAGAGCGTGGCGACAAGCTCTATGAGCTCAAGCCGCGCGAAGCTGCTCGCCAGCGTCGGGATATCGGCATGGTGTTTCAGCGCTTCAATCTGTTCCCGCACATGACGGCCCTCGAAAACATCATTGAGGCGCCCATCCGGGTGAACAAGGTCAAGAAAGAGGCCGCGGTCGCGCACGCTCAAGAGCTGCTCGCTCGCGTCGGCCTCGCTGATAAGGCGGATGCCTACCCGGCTCACTTGTCGGGTGGCCAGCAGCAGCGTGTGGCTATCGCGCGCGCTCTCGCCATGGAGCCCAAGCTCATGCTGTTCGATGAGCCGACCTCGGCGCTCGACCCGGAGCTCGTGGGCGAAGTGCTCGACGTCATGAAGGGTCTCGCCGAATCCGGCATGACCATGATCGTCGTCACGCACGAGATGGGGTTCGCGCGTGAAGTCGCCGACCAGCTCGTGTTTATGGATGGTGGCGTTGTCGTGGAGTCGGGCGATCCCGACGAGGTTCTCGGTAACCCACAGCACGAACGTACGAAAGCGTTTCTCTCCAAGGTTCTCTAACCTCAGACGAGGCTCGCGACGTGTCGAGGATGCTGGCTGTGACCAGTGTCCTCGACGCCGCGCAATTGGTGGCTGCTAGCGCGGCTGCATCCGGATCGCACCGTCGAGCCTAATCACTTCACCGTTGAGCATCGGGTTCTCGACGATGTGCTGCACGAGCGCAGCGTATTCGGCCGGTCGTCCCAGGCGAGACGGATGCGGCACTTGCGCGCCGAGCGAATCTTGCGCCTCCTGCGGCAGGCCTGCCATCATCGGCGTCTCAAAGATGCCCGGAGCGATTGTCATGACGCGCACCAAGCTCGCCGCGAATTCGCGGGCGAGCGGCAGAGTCATCCCGGCGACACCCGCTTTAGACGCGGCATACGCGGGCTGGCCAATCTGGCCATCGAAGGCAGCGACGGATGCCGTGTTCACGATCACGCCCCGTT
Proteins encoded in this region:
- a CDS encoding ABC transporter substrate-binding protein, encoding MRIKYVTPALVVAAALMLSGCVDNSTTTETTTGGNTPDVGVNEAAAALLPDDIKDAGVLVIGIDPTYAPNEYKDDAGNPIGWEVDLANAMAATLGLETQYEPSSFDKIIPSVTGGSYDIGFSSFTDNAEREKVVDFVNYYEAGIQWAQAVGGDVDPANACGLTVTVQTGTYEETDELPAKSQECVDAGNEPIDILKFDTQDEATNALALGRADAMSADSPITQYAVSQVEDKIELAGDSFDTAPYGIAVAKDSELPAALQAALQSMIDDGTYKSILDDWGVFSGAVDSITINAATAS
- a CDS encoding GNAT family N-acetyltransferase yields the protein MSLTVEWVDWLDPRAVTQRELMEVETTAMYADRQAALDEMGRSAVNAALTVSPGDVSHTLLALDGDTVIGHAALRRFGKSFEVKKVFVGSNHRGKGAARRLMNELEGVARAASARSLVLQTGHAQLPAMALYESLGYVHIEPFGDYANIPFGICYEKTL
- a CDS encoding ribonucleoside-diphosphate reductase subunit alpha, with the translated sequence MAITVVKRNGQREPYDANKINIAIEEAAEGLDENITWVTQIASELELTLFDGITTQQLDEAVIQVALQNVKDDPAFDTVAARLLLKTIYKRVLGDYTDAADLKRLHKEHFGPNVIRGVEEGLLDPRLTSMFDLDALSEHLEPAHDELLKYIGVVTLNNRYGIKGRNGDALEVPQYFWMRIAMGLSLNEANPNEAALKFYEKMSSLEYLAAGSTLVNAGTIYPQLANCFVMEMQDDMEHIAKTTRDVMWLTKGTGGIGLSVTKLRAQGSPIRSNNTTSTGPIPFMHTIDSILRAVSRGGKKFGALCFYMENWHMDFPEFLELRSNSGDPYRRTRTANTAVWISDEFMKRVQNDDSWYLFDPLEVTDLNELYGQAFSTRYNEYVAMAEAGEMHMFKKIGAREQFKSILISLQTTSHPWLTFKDTINNRALNNNTGTIHLSNLCTEITLPQDEDNVSVCNLASINLSRHLLPEGGVDFVKIAESARLAVRQLDNLIDITRSSVKEADFSNEQNRAVGLGVMGFTDIIEKLGYSYESEEAYDLIDEIMEHVSYAAIDASTELAKERGSYTNFEGSRWSEGLVPLDSIALTEADRGMEIKVNRKTRLDWDAMREKVKGGMRNATLMAIAPTASIGLVAGTTPGLDPQFSQIFSRSTSNGKFLEVNRNLVATLQEHGLWEQNREAILRSQGDVQNVAGIPDDIKAVFKTSFQLSPYSFLEVAARAQKWIDQAISRNMYLETRDLGDMMDIYSDAWSRGVKTTYYLHMKPRHQAEQSTVKVNKAEEISSGKAATASASTSTAGSAPARRGFGGFAKKAE
- a CDS encoding amino acid ABC transporter permease, coding for MAASGSNRSATPDMVSPNGADQAEAIQAIRLRHPWRNVVAVILVAMLALFVLDAAQRDAYGWDNFAKYIFDQRISQAAGYTLLLTVYSMIIAIILGVTLAVMRLSDNPVVKGIAWLYLWVFRGTPVYVQLVFWGLFATIYSTIDIGIPFTEPWLSLETNDLISVFWLAVIGLALNESAYMAEIVRAGILSVDKGQDEAATALGMSWIQTMTRVVIPQAMRIIIPPTGNEVISMLKTTSLVTAIPFSLELYGRSRDISVVIFDPIPLLLVASAWYLLFTSILMVGQYFLEKRFSRGVGQARPEKTGTETGAITLKTGVITTPGAAAAGEAGSDASADLSTDPEGKEHQ
- a CDS encoding amino acid ABC transporter ATP-binding protein translates to MVHADRVSKSFGSNEVLKSISLSVPQGEVMCLVGPSGSGKSTFLRCINHLERVDAGRLSVEGVLVGYEERGDKLYELKPREAARQRRDIGMVFQRFNLFPHMTALENIIEAPIRVNKVKKEAAVAHAQELLARVGLADKADAYPAHLSGGQQQRVAIARALAMEPKLMLFDEPTSALDPELVGEVLDVMKGLAESGMTMIVVTHEMGFAREVADQLVFMDGGVVVESGDPDEVLGNPQHERTKAFLSKVL
- a CDS encoding MFS transporter — protein: MNAYIDLLKTPGIARIIAAQLTARLPSGMLSLAILLHVEQIHDSYGAAGLVLAATSVGQAVAGPLTSRWMGIWGMRKVLILTLVISATAIFTIALAPLSVGMFMVVGLIGGLSNPPVQPAVRTIYPKMVNSKQLTPLFSLDASAQEIIWVAGPVVATFIAVQISTTLAILVAGAFLILGGIWFIASPEVGQVRIPRSKRSFGTVLRKPPVMLATITGFLLVGAASAVEASVVAVFGHGGPQAGIVLGIWAIGSLFGGLFLGHLPIGPWALARRMLIVFVGMALAMIYLDFWWLAIMLLIAGIGIAPAFAVIFAIVSASVKFSDTAEAYGWVGTGQLIGAALGSAIAGFLIDANGPIGGFWAATVIAALGVLVPTLLRGWHPDLRGKDASPIPDTEPISTLRQ
- a CDS encoding ribonucleotide-diphosphate reductase subunit beta, with translation MGILGTGLQDGLLLKPIKYQWAMDLYDQAVANTWFPNEIQLGEDIADFKKMTDEERHAVTFLMSYFNPNELLVNKALAFGVYPYVSAAECSLYLAKQMWEEANHCMSFEYVLETFPIDREAAYNSHVDVPSMARKEEFEMKYIRRMTEQTLDIDTIAGKQDFIRNLVAYNVVLEGIWFYSGFMVALSFRQRNLLRNFGSLMDWVVRDESLHLKFGINLILTVMEENPEILTEEFADEIRQMILDAVEMEEAYNHDLLPGGILGLNANYINQYVKYLADRRLEELGFDAHYKVSNPAKWMATANDTLELVNFFESTNTSYEANASATTKVKTE
- a CDS encoding aldo/keto reductase, with translation MDIRTLGRTGRSVSAIGLGTWQLGADWGDVSEADARSVLDTAADGGVTFFDTADVYGDGRSEKFIGSYLADRPELDITVATKMGRREAQDPSNFTLAKFREWTDRSRQNLGVDTLDLVQLHCPPTAVFGMDSVFDDLDVLVADGAIAAYGVSVETADEALAAIARPNVASVQLILNAFRLKPLDVVLPAAVDAGVGIIARVPLASGLLSGKYRVDTTFAENDHRTYNRNGEAFDVGETFSGVDFETGVAAAQEFAALLAGEPAVADFSTPQVALAWVAQQPGVSSVIPGARNVAQAQSNAGAGQVPALSDGFMSGVRDIYDRHFRAAVHPRW